One Mycobacteroides abscessus ATCC 19977 genomic window carries:
- a CDS encoding pyridoxamine 5'-phosphate oxidase family protein gives MTVSTTNTDDQLRDSPDLLVHRYKWLQRRERADLFAILDAGTIAHVGFVRPDGKPMVIPMAYARDGEFLLMHGSSGSGLTRSAVAGVELVATISIFDGLVYAQSLFDSTVNYRCAMVFGRAVPVTEREREDCIRVISERLMPGRWTEVRPPTKRELAATYVLRMPLDMSSVKVREGQPTEDARSGIWTGYLPFESVVGEPVPQLGVDIVPAQSITMAADVWKQRLRRPTSAE, from the coding sequence ATGACAGTGAGCACGACGAATACCGATGATCAACTGCGTGACAGCCCAGACCTTTTGGTGCACCGCTATAAGTGGCTGCAGCGGCGTGAGCGGGCCGACTTGTTCGCGATCCTGGACGCGGGAACCATTGCGCATGTCGGTTTTGTCCGTCCTGACGGCAAGCCGATGGTCATCCCCATGGCGTACGCACGGGACGGCGAGTTCCTGCTCATGCATGGGTCTTCGGGTTCGGGACTGACGCGATCGGCCGTTGCGGGCGTTGAGCTGGTGGCCACGATCTCCATCTTCGATGGTCTTGTCTACGCACAGTCATTGTTTGATTCAACGGTAAATTACCGCTGTGCAATGGTTTTCGGTAGAGCGGTGCCGGTCACGGAGCGGGAACGCGAAGATTGCATCCGCGTGATCTCCGAGCGCCTTATGCCCGGGCGTTGGACAGAAGTGCGGCCGCCGACGAAGCGGGAACTGGCCGCCACGTATGTCTTGCGGATGCCGTTGGACATGTCCAGCGTTAAGGTACGTGAAGGGCAACCCACCGAGGACGCCCGTTCCGGAATATGGACGGGATATCTTCCCTTTGAGTCGGTGGTAGGCGAGCCGGTGCCCCAGTTGGGCGTCGATATTGTTCCGGCCCAATCCATCACCATGGCTGCTGACGTGTGGAAGCAGCGGCTCCGGCGGCCTACATCAGCCGAGTGA
- a CDS encoding methyltransferase family protein: protein MKTGAQALISGLTGLAVFGAALFWPAGTFHYWQAWVFLAIFVVCSGVSSIYLARSNPAVLQRRLHGGPMAETRPVQKFAVTLLLSSFVALVVVSAFDHRFGWSQAPTWLVIVGEVLTIGGLGMATLVVAQNNYAAASITVESGQTVTATGLYGLVRHPMYTGSLVMMVGMPLALGSYWGLLATVPAAAALVVRIIDEEKMLRHDLQGYDEYTEKVRSRLVPLVW, encoded by the coding sequence ATGAAAACTGGTGCACAAGCCCTGATTTCGGGCCTGACTGGCCTGGCTGTGTTCGGCGCGGCGCTGTTCTGGCCCGCAGGCACATTCCACTACTGGCAGGCATGGGTCTTCCTGGCGATCTTCGTGGTCTGCTCCGGGGTCTCCTCGATCTACTTGGCCAGATCGAATCCCGCAGTGCTGCAACGACGTCTACACGGTGGCCCGATGGCCGAGACGCGCCCGGTGCAGAAGTTCGCGGTCACCCTACTCCTGAGCTCCTTCGTGGCGCTCGTCGTGGTGAGCGCGTTCGATCATCGGTTCGGCTGGTCTCAGGCGCCAACCTGGCTGGTGATCGTCGGTGAAGTGCTGACGATCGGCGGATTGGGGATGGCCACACTCGTAGTGGCCCAGAACAACTATGCCGCGGCCAGCATCACCGTCGAGTCCGGGCAAACCGTCACGGCAACCGGGTTGTACGGACTGGTGCGCCACCCCATGTACACCGGGTCTCTGGTGATGATGGTCGGCATGCCGCTGGCGCTGGGATCGTATTGGGGGCTGCTTGCCACCGTCCCGGCTGCTGCCGCGCTGGTGGTACGCATCATCGACGAAGAGAAGATGTTGCGCCATGATCTGCAGGGCTACGACGAATACACCGAGAAGGTGCGCAGCCGCCTGGTACCGCTGGTGTGGTGA